The DNA sequence TACGGCTATGCAGGGAGTTAGGCTATGCCTTGAGCTTAACGAGACTTCAGTTTCTGCCGCTGTAAAAGCCTACATCCAACATAAAGTACAAGAATTAACTGAGAAAAAAGCCTACAATACTACCACGCAACACGCTGTTGAGCGTCACTTAACGTCAAACGCTCATGGTACTTTTCTTTGGGTGGCTTTGGTTTGCCAAGAACTCGGAGATCCTAAGGTTAAAAAACGACATACTCTTGACAAATTAAAGACATCATATCCACCAGGGCTTGATCCTCTATACCAGCGGATGATGGAGAATATTCGCGACTCACTTGATGCGGAAATTTGTCGGCAGATCTTGGCTATCGTTTCAGTCGTGTACCGCCCAATCACGTTGGCAGAGCTAAGCATACTTGTAGACTCTCACGATGACTATGAAAACGACGAGCTACCGGATGTTATAGGATCTTGTGGCTCATTTTTAACTATTCGAGATGATGTGGTCTACTTTATACATCAGTCAGCAAAAGATTTCCTGCTTGATAAAGCATCCGACCAAATTCTGGCCGCTGGTATAGGCCACCAGCACCATATTATTTTCTCAAGGTCATTAAAAAATTTGACCAAGTCGCTGCAGCGTGATGTATACAAACTACGACTTCCAGGCTTTCCCATCGAACAGGTCTCTTTGCCTGATCCAGATCCATTGGCATCGATGACCTATTCTTGCATCTATTGGATCGACCACTTTAGCGACCCAGAATGCTTGAAGGCACTGAATCTTGAGAGCAGACACCGGAGCGAAAAGGCTATCCTCAAATTTTGTGAGCGGAAATACTTATATTGGCTGGAAGCTCTGAGTCTGTTACGTCGCATATCAAAGGGAATACTCGCAATTCAAAAACTAAAAGTAAGTTAAAATCTCTGTCATTGCATAGAGAACAATGACCTGATATACGAAAGGAGGATGTTCAAACACCGCAGCTTGCCGAATTACTCCAAGATGCACATaaattttttctttcaaacaAGAGAGCGATAGAATCTGCTCCATTGCAAGCTTATGCAGCCGCACTTGTATTTAGTCCTTCGCAAAGCAGGGTGAGACGACTTTTTATAACCGAAGAGCCGGAATGGATCCTCACCAAACCGCATGTGGAGACGCACTGGCCTGCTTCGCTCAACACTCTTGAGGGCCATACCAATGAGATTACGCAGATTGCCTTTTCCCATGATTCATCACTCATAGCATCTAGCTCATGGGACAAGAGAATCCGTCTCTGGCGAACCAATACAGGCGACTGTATGCAAGTACTTGAAGGCCATAAACGCCCCATTACGTCGGTTGCCTTCTCGCACGACGCAGAACTCTTAGCATCCGGCTCATGGGATGGCACAGTCCGGCTCTGGCGTGTTAGCACAGGCGACTGCCTGAAAATACTTGAAGGCCATACCGAAAAAATACATTCAATTGCCTTCTCTTTTAATTCGGAATTTATAGCATCGGCTTCAATTGATGGCTCTATCCGACTGTGGGACACTGATTCAGGCAATCATATACACAAACTACAGCTTAATGGTAGTCCTCGTGCGATTATCTTCTCGCAGGACGCATCGCTGCTAGCATCAGCTTCCAGAGACGGGGTTATTCAACTCTGGCACATTAAGACGGGCAATTGTATACGAGAAATAAAAGTTGACCAACGTTCTATTGATTCAGCTGTATTCTCATATGACTTGTCACTCTTAGCATCAGTCTCACGACACGGATATTCAGTCAATCTCTGGTGCATTGATACAGGAAAGCGTGTGCGAAAGCTTAAACGTGCTACTGACTATATTCATATCATGGCTTTTTCTCAAAACTCAGATTTAATCGCATCAGCCTCAGATAATGGAATAATCCGGATCTGGCGCCTCGATACAGGAGACTGCATGAGAGAGCTCAAAATTAGTGGCCAAATTGATGGACTTTGTGGTGCCTTCTCAAGAGATTTGAGTCTTATAGCGGTACCACAGATGTGGCTTGCAATCCGTCTCTGGCCCACTGATGCAGACAACGATATACAAGAGCAAACCTCTGGAGCTGATGTCACATCGATTGCTTTCTCGCCCAATTCAGCGCTCGTGGCGTCGGCTTCAATGGAGAATGATGAGGGGACGATCTCGCTCTGGTGCACCGAAACAGGGAGACGGATACGGGATCTACGAGGCCATTCAAAGGGGATTATATCAATTGCTTTCTCACATGACTCGTCGCTTTTGGCATCAGCTTCTGCAGATCACACTGTCAGAATCTGGCACACCAACACGGGCGAGTGTGCGCAAAAGCTATACCACGGCAGGGGACTCGGAGAAGTTGCCTTCTCGCATGACTCTGTTCTTGTAGCATCAGCTTCCGGGCGTGAGATACGACTCTGGCGCACTGCCACAGGCAACCGCGTACAAACGCTGATCACAGGTAAATTGATTGGGTCAATTGCCTTCTCACAAGATTCAGAACTTATGGCAATAGGTTTGTGGGATGGTGACGTTTATATAAAGCACGTCGCAACGGGTGCCCATGTGCAGACATTAGAGGGCGTTGACATTGTTGCATCAGTCGCTTTCTCGCCTGACTCAGCACTGGTGGCAGCTGTCGCGGGGCGTGAGGTCCGGCTCTGGCGCATCGACACAGGTGAATGCCTGCAATGTATCGACGTTGGTGCTAGATTACAGGATCTATCAATTACAAGCGTTAATTCGCGAATCCTTACCAATATTGGCTCTATCATTTTTGATAGCACAGATATAGCCCATACGAAGATTCCAGCTCATTTTTCAGGCATTGGCGTGAGAGGCGACTACAGTTGGATTACGTGGAACGACAATAATGTACTCAGGCTGCCGGCGAAACTTGGCGCGTGTCATTCGGCCATATCAAGATCTACTGTCACCATCGGCTGTGAATCAGGACGGGTGATTATTATCCATTTTTCGACTGAAGAGCTATCAAAACTCTATGATTGCGTTGAAGACAGCTGTATAGCCTAATGCATTGCAATGCTACTACCGCAAGTCCGGTCACAGCGATGCAACTAAAAAGCCTGGTACATCAgacagctcttcttcattgttgATACTTTGTATAGACGCATTCGAGAGTCACTATAGATTCACTGTACATATCTAGTCCTACCAAGATCTGGCCCTATCAAGGAGCGCTGCTTTTTCTCATACCCTGTGGATTTCATATGGAAGCACGACTGTAAAGAGCCAAGGACGACAACAATCATAAAGTTCTATGTCTTCAATTAATGTACAAATGCCACCTAGGATAGCTTCACAGTAGCGAGGTCCTTGCATTCCATGATCTCATgttggaaaggaaagaacATACAACAAAccaaatttaaattaatcATTTGTCTCCCCTTTAGCAGGCCTCCACGAATCAAACGGAACAAGTAGAACCCAAAAGGAAAGGCTTTACTCCCAGTGTTTATTCCAAAGGAAACAATGATCTAATCTAGTACGTGGTGGAAGAGATAGTGTCGACACTAACGCAACTAAACCAGGGGAAACACTGTGgcgtcttttctttccttcaaGGCTTTTCTTCCGGCAGCTAACCACTGGAGCAGAACGAACGAGAAAATGATTCAAAGCGAAATGATCGATATCGTTGCTTTAGTTGCaaatagtagcagtagtagcagtagtagcagtagtagcagtagtagcagtagtagcagtagtagcagtagtagcagtagtagcagtagtagcagtagtagcagtagtagcagcagcagcagtagtagtagtagtactagtagtagtttgCAAATCTGCTATCTAGGTAGTGATCAAGAGATATGGCTTGATATAGTCTAGTCACAGGCGGGGAGTGCGTATCCTCCAGTCTGCCATCGTATGTCTATGTCCAGAGGAGACGTATAAAGACCCATCCGAGACACTCAGGAACCGCTTAAACAGTTTTCCTTTAAATctaaaaagaaggaaagcaaAGTCTACAGATCAATCACGACGCCCAAAAAAACACCACTCTCAAGAAGAAAGACCAAAGCAACAATAGCTTCTCCCATCATCTACAACCGCGGCGATCCCATCCAGACAGCCCATCCTGGCCCTTTTACTTGTTCGCAGACCCATCTGCTCGGACACTGCATGCGCGGAGAATAACCTGGAGAGCTTTAATGTCTCTCGCAAGTCATGCAAGGGTACGACATCTCCATTCTCAGCTCGGTCATGGAGTGCGACGGCGACTCAACCGTCTATCCATATATAAGCTGCACTTGCTTAGAGGATTTTACTAATTGCGATGATAATGGTGCTATAGATGGCGAAGACAGCCCTAGTGTTGATAGTGCGGGTGGCTATGCTGCAGCTACCACTGTGATTAGGAAGCTTAACGGGAGTGCATCTACTTAGACAGCTGGGAGCATTAATTGGGGCATTTAAACCGTTCTTATTCACCTTTATGTTAGAATATACCTGAATCGTCTCTGCCAGATCCATTCGAGCATCCCCAGTAGTATGGAGAGGTAAATTCTGCTCTAACCATATCTAGCACTCACCTTGGTCAATTGAGCATGGCAAAACTGGAACTAAGGTGCATAGCACAGGATATGGCATCTCGCATCGACGAATTAGAAATTAAGCACGGTGAGCTTGTAGCCAACCAAGTTCTTGCCTTTTGCTCCAAACTGCACCGGCACAGGAATCTGGGATGCAGGGATCACGTGCCAAGTCGCTGCATCTTGTATCCAATCCCCAGCTGTCGGGCAGCATCTCATGTCCAACTCCATGAACCAACTTTCTACAGGGTAATCCAGTCCGCAAAATGTCAATCAATGGAGAGGATCCGAACCCCCCCACCATCGTCTCAATCCCACTTCGCCCAGTTTGAAAACTTTACTCCCAACGATGCCGCGTCATTCGACGATGAGTTTGGCCGCCTCGCGTCATCCCAGAACTGGGTGCCCGGCTCTCAGCTGTATGCTCGGGAGCGCACCATTGCAATGCGCGAGGAACTCAAGTTGCATTACTTTAGTCAATCACAGCCACTAGACGGCACCGACGAAGAGCTCACCGAAGAAGAGACTCTCAAGGGGTATCAAAGCCTATGCCAGGAGGTCCGCATACCTCCGAGCGACTCCATCGCCGAATGCAAGAAGCACctgaagaagacgctggtCAACATTGTAGACCTGATTGACGCGCGACGGACGCGCAAGGAGGTCAAGGTATGGGATGATTTCGAAGCGTTCCGCAGCTACACTCTCCAGGATGAACATAGGATCAATATGCATGAGGCGAAGCAGGACGGGGGGTACCTGGCATCGTTGTTGCGGTACCTCCGAGGTCCGCGACGGCGGAGAAGAGGTGGAAGGGATGGTTCAAGCTCCAGAGTACTTTTAGGGCGGGTAACCAAGAAGAGCTCGGGGTGAAAACAAGTGTCTGTATATACTGGATATACTTGAAGCAAGGACGGGCACATATCGGTGTGCCTGGCACAGGGCGGCTGATGGAGCATCAAAGGAAGCCTCTGGATATGACTGAGTTGCGGGAGCACACTGCAGACGATATATCGAGTCTAATACCCTATGAATCCTAATAGAAGCCACATCATTTACCATGTATGGTTTGGCGGATGGAATTTGAGATCTGGTTAGGAAAAGCAACACTCGACAAACATTGCAACACGGTCTTACGACTATATGTAAAAAGTTACCCGCAGCAGGTAGCATTACATGCTAGCTcagtatacatgtatccacTTACAACCAACATCAAGGTCTGCTAGTCATTGTAAGTTGTGAAGCCCAACGTTCAGGCGGTACAAATGCTGATCGCGAGGCGTTAGACAAAAACGAAGAGCGTCAGCCACGAACGCCTCATGTTCAGAGCTATATCTTTATACAAGTCTCCATGAATTAAATATAGTCCATGGAACTTAAAAGGAAAGGCTTGGCACCTAGTGTTTATTCTAATGGAAGTAATAATCTAGTCTAGTACCTAGTGGAAGAGACAGTGTTAACACTAATATAACTAAACTAGGGATATACTAtagcttctcttcttttcttctaggCTTTCCTTCCTACTGCTAAGCACTTAAGTAGaataaagagagaatgaattaaagtaaaaaaaataataattaatagtGTTGCTTTAGTTGTAAACCTGTCACCTTGTGATTAAGCGATATCGCAAGTTATGCAAGGGACCGGCATCTCTTTTCTCAGCTCGGTCATGTAGTGTAATAGTAACTCCACCGTCTTTCCCTCTATGAGCTGCACATGCTCAGAGGATCATCTCAATTGCGACGATAACAGTGCTATAAATGGCGTGGGTAGTCCCAATGTCGGTGGTGCGGGTGGCTATGCCGCAGCCACTACCGTGATTGGGAAGCTAGATTGGAGTGCACCTATACAGACAGCTAGGAGCATTGATCTAGCCACTCAAACTGCTTCTGTTTTTCAGATGCTCGGTGGTAGCAATCAGAATAGTCATATTGCTACGACTACTCCGACTGCGCCAAAGTCGCCCAACCCGGGTGCGGCCAGCAAACACTTTGGCGATGTGCTTGGATAGGAGCTGATACTTGGTCTTGTCGTCCTTGTCTCAGCTGTGCTGGTCCTCTGAGACACTCTAAACGCTGGAAGTCTTGGACACTCGACGGAATCTTACGTCTTTTAACAATCTCTATTGGTACACATTGAATTTGTTCATCTCCTAGAGATGGGTATCCGGGAATCTTGCTTCTCATGTATTTAATCACTTTCTTTCAATGTTTGGCTCCTATTCCAACTTTATCCGAATTAATATTCCTTTTTGACTTGAACCAGGCGAAATGATGTTACGTAGACTTGTAGCATGTGCTATGAATGCATACTTCAAACATAACTTGCTCGAGTTTTCTCCCCAGCGCTTTTCTGTTTCACGCTGGAATCCTACAACATGAAGGCAGCGCTCACTAATTGTGACCCACAAGACTAGATACCGGTCCAGTTCCCATTGGTCCCGTGCCTAGAGAACTGATACAGCCTTGTATTTCTTTATGAGAGATGGATGTATGCACCTCGAATATGGATCAtgttataaatataactagTCAACAGTGGCTTGACCAGAACGTATTGTGAGCAGACAGGAAACCTCCAGAATCCACGTGCCTTGACGTCGAGCCTTTACTcctccctttcttcttcttctttccgtACGTATGTTCATGAATCCAGCTTACATGCCTATCCACCGGTTTGTCTGGCTCCTGATGCCAAAGTCCTGCAAACCAACCATGCATCTCCTTCAACCTTGAGAGTACAGGAACTGAACTCTCCAAATCTCCAACACTTTATTGCCGTGAGATGAGAAATAcatttattattactttattttaagGCCCTCCCCGCATAAATTTGGCCTGTGACGTTTTTGGCGCTTCCCAGGTTCCTTTAGTGGTGGCGTCTGGGGGGAGCGTGCGGCTCTCGCCCTCCCTCAGATCCAACCATCACGGCTCTGTGTGCTTTTCATAGCCATTTGCATGTGATCTTCTAATTAGTCACAGTACGCCAGAAAGCATTTCGATAGTCTCCTAATCACTCTTTCTCgcgctgcttgctgctgccgtgaTTTCATTCAAGTCATCAGTCTTGGTAGTTTCCCTATTTCTATCGGCTGAGTCCTGTCTTGTAGAATTAGGTAAGGTGGGCCGTATATAATCTCTCTGTCAGAATTTCTCTAATTGCGCCGGAGGGTGACACACCAATTGAACTTGCCCTTGGCCCAATAGAGCGAGGCAAGCCATAGCGTGCTCTAGAGTTTTCATGATGATATGCTAGATGGTCGAAACTACCTGGGAGAATACAAGAGAACCAATTAGCCAGGGGTTGTCACTTAGCCCGCGCTGATTCTGTGACCCAGAATGTTCTTTCCCTACTATGATCGTATCACATATGATACCGCATCCAGGTTTTTGACGTTCGACACTGTAGGGTCCTGACCGGCAGTTGGTGCTCCAGGTCTCCGCGATCGACCAGCCAGCTCAAAGATGGCTTCACTCCGACGCTAGCTTAATTCTTTTTCCACCTCAACACAGGGAGCCAGATAATTGTTTGCAATCAAGTGTCATATCAAAATCTGAGAAACTAGGGCTAGTTGTGGAAACAGGACTGGTTCAGACACTATAATCGTATAgagctctttcttctttctcattggccatctctttcttctcgcCCCTTCCGGCTATTTTCAATCTAATAGTATCGCCGCTTCTCTTCGAGATATCTTTTTTCAGATGGTAACGTTCTAAAAGTAATCGGCTACTGGGAGACTCTATAGCATCATGATAGTATGCGTCGGATGATATAGATGTCTCTTCCCATTGCGTATTACACTCTGATGCGTGCAAGCAGAGGTGGCGAAAAAACTTGGGCTCTCCAAGTTCTTTATCAGGCCCACCGTCCGCCATGCTTTAGGGTCTTGGGATCAATTCTATGTTTTGATGCCCGTCGCAGTCCTCTCAAGCAGTTTCTTAGTTATAGTTTGATGCTCACTAGGTTTTGATGCTCACTAGGTATAGATTGGCTCTTCCTTAACACATTAGCGTGCAGGTTTCTCGACAAATTGGGTGTGAAATCTGTTTGCTCAGAACCTGTTCAATCCATGAGCGATCACAGTTCTCAGTGCATAGCATGATTTCAATTCCAAGTTAATCACAAGCCCTAGCATACAGATAAATACACAAACATCACTAGAATCATAATAGTAACAGTTTTAAATGTATAATCAATCTGAGTATGATGATAGATTCAATGCTTCGTTTTTTTGCGGGGCCGAAATTCGGTTGAATAAGATTTGAAAAACTCATTCGGTTCAGTGGGATGGGCTCCTGTGACATCATGGAAGGCAGTCGTGGCGATGTAATTCGTCTTTCCCTCTCGGACCAGACTGTAATATTCCAAAATGTATTCTTTTTCTGATTCATCGCTTTCACTCTGAGAGGCAATTACTCTCTTGgcttcgcttcttctctgtgTATCAGCGGAAGCTGGTGGCATCAGCAGATAATAACAATTAACTTACTCAGATATATTCTCAAATTCAATCTTCGCTGCCAGCTCCCTGCTGGCTGCTTCGGCTAATTCTTTTCCAGCGCATAAAAGCGGCCCTGGGCATATTTAGCAAGCTACCCATGGTCTTCTATTGGACTGGATTCAATCCACAAGCGCGTTTTACCTGTAACAATCATCATTTGGCCTCGATGCCTATCATCAAAGCCATGCTTGCCTTTGCCAGCGAGAACATGGGCAGCCACATGTGCAACGTCCTAATAGGCTCATTAGTATCTTGATTCGAGAATGGGATAGCTAGCACTCACGCCTAACGCAACAGGGGCAAATTTATGGCTCTCTCCTATCGGCAGGGGGAGCACACCGTCAGCTTTGGCCTGCTCTGAATAGAGCAACAAATTCTCTGCATAAAATCCGGCACTGGAAGCAGTTAATGCCTGTTTACAAACCGGCTGCAACGATGATTAAACACACCGGATCACGCAGGGCGAATGGCCAAGGGGAGTTTCAGAATCTCCCTTGGACGCAAGGACCGCGCTTTCGATGTCGATGAACTCTCTCAAACGAGGCTGTTTCTCGCGGTCCGCATAATCACAGCCCGCAGAGCTGATGAGGAGAACATTGGATACGCCTGCTTTCTTGGCAGCATTTGCAAGTTCCATTGTTATGTCATACTTGTCGCGATGAGCGGGAGGAACTAGACAGATGGTGTCGCATCCAATGTCCTTGAGGGCCTTCACCATAAGGCGTTCGCGGCCCGGCTGATGATGAACAACTTTTCCACCAAGTTCCGTGAGTTCCTGGGCTCGCGCGGCAGACGGATCCAACGCCAAGCCGGTGAGACTGCTGATCTGTCGGGAGAATTTACCCTCCTTCAAGAGAAGCTCAGCTATGAGGAAACCTGTCTGGCCCTCGACGGCCGTGATGCAAATATTTCGAGACATTTCAATGCGagaataatttaatttaGGTGTATTTAGCATTCACTTTGAAAATAGTGCCTGCTGAATATGGAAGATTCAGTCCTGTGGCACACTCATTTATTTAAACGCTGCTGTCCTTAGTCTTTCGCGTCaccgatgacgatgaggaaatAGAACAGCCACACTGAAATCTAATGCTCATTGATTTTTTACTGATCTCATACTTCCCAAATGTCTGTCAGGCATCTACGCACAATTTCGTTTCAATGCTCTCACGATGACCATGACGTGCACGTACCCGAAATAGCTCGCACCTTATTACCGGTAGCGTACGGCTCGTCTTAAACTAGATTTGCGAATGAAGAGAGtaaaaaagccaaaaaagcTCTTTTGCAACACTGGCAGAGCTTATTTTGAGGAAGGCGAAAAAATAGGAAGGGCTGACAACGAGTAGTGTGTGCCCCTTAATTAGTATACAGTACGTCGCCCTATGGATCAAGTCtacctcgtcttcaacaaaAAGGTCAACAAGAAGTCCCAACTACCTCTGGCTCACATCCCgctaaataaataattcttgACCCTCTCGAATTTATATGGCTCCGCCAAAAGCTCGTGGTTGATAGATAACGCAATGATTACCCGTGATGATACATACTGATGTCAATATAGTAAGACTAGCTCCTCTGGTCCCTGCACCCCAGTAAATGAACCACAATCACTTGAAGCAATCCAAGGCATCGCTACACTGCACCAGTCGATCCAAAAATTGTCGTCATCAATCGTCCCGTTTGAGAGATCGTTGGGGGAAGCATAGACTCTGATGCCCCGCATAGAGGTCTATTCACCTTTTGATTGGCCGTGGCTAACATTTCTTGCATCTCCGGCATGCTTCATTTTATAGGTAAAGACAGTAGAGTAGCCCATTGTTCCTTTTGATCCATATAATTGGAGCTTTAGGTCCGGAGGATGTAGGCCTATCTGGCACATGCTCCGGCAGAGCCTCTTGGAGTCGAAGGGAGTTTCCGCCAAACATCTCGAGCTGTCCTTTTCTATGAACTCTGCGGATTTTCTTGATTTCAAATCTTCGTTGCCATCTTTGCAATCTATGATTAACTCTCCACACTATCCACTCAGCCCTCATGGCGCATGAAGCTCAGATGCCTGGCCATGTCGGGCATCCATTGCGTCG is a window from the Trichoderma atroviride chromosome 5, complete sequence genome containing:
- a CDS encoding uncharacterized protein (EggNog:ENOG41); amino-acid sequence: MATPPVSRDEFEVALVCSLPLEYDAVSLLFDQFWDENGDRYGRAIGDPNTYTTGRFGNFDVVLVLLPNTGQVSAASATASLRSSYPGLRLVILTGICGAVPSSAAGDEILLGDVIISKTVVQYDYGTQYPDNFVAKDTTEDSLGRPDKNIRSLVAVLETARERERIEERAAVLLEQMQDLVAKKPRRRNADTYQYPGAASDKLFESEYRHKHRNSPQCLCEQSHKYWHPVCEKSRDLACDILGCDDKHVIRRQRLGITLQKGGSKGNRIPSVFIGRFGSSDKILSSGEHRDRIAKHYGILAFDTEGAGVWDELPCIIVKVACNYADSHTDNRWQNFAAATAASVSKSLVERYTKTDRSTIILIKEQFEKMMENKENSDCLKDLHQTDPRDDKTHIQRTKGDLFKDSYRWVLSHNDFKQWRDNPQYRLLWIKGDPGKGKTMLLCGIIDEIEKSTTMHCLSYFFCQATEVRLRTATAVLRGLIYMIITQRPLLISHVRERYDSSGKKLFNDANAWEALSKLLMAILNDPSLKDAILIVDALDECVEGLPLLLKFLSQASSSSRAKWIVSSRNWPLIEENLDTAMQGVRLCLELNETSVSAAVKAYIQHKVQELTEKKAYNTTTQHAVERHLTSNAHGTFLWVALVCQELGDPKVKKRHTLDKLKTSYPPGLDPLYQRMMENIRDSLDAEICRQILAIVSVVYRPITLAELSILVDSHDDYENDELPDVIGSCGSFLTIRDDVVYFIHQSAKDFLLDKASDQILAAGIGHQHHIIFSRSLKNLTKSLQRDVYKLRLPGFPIEQVSLPDPDPLASMTYSCIYWIDHFSDPECLKALNLESRHRSEKAILKFCERKYLYWLEALSLLRRISKGILAIQKLKEDVQTPQLAELLQDAHKFFLSNKRAIESAPLQAYAAALVFSPSQSRVRRLFITEEPEWILTKPHVETHWPASLNTLEGHTNEITQIAFSHDSSLIASSSWDKRIRLWRTNTGDCMQVLEGHKRPITSVAFSHDAELLASGSWDGTVRLWRVSTGDCLKILEGHTEKIHSIAFSFNSEFIASASIDGSIRLWDTDSGNHIHKLQLNGSPRAIIFSQDASLLASASRDGVIQLWHIKTGNCIREIKVDQRSIDSAVFSYDLSLLASVSRHGYSVNLWCIDTGKRVRKLKRATDYIHIMAFSQNSDLIASASDNGIIRIWRLDTGDCMRELKISGQIDGLCGAFSRDLSLIAVPQMWLAIRLWPTDADNDIQEQTSGADVTSIAFSPNSALVASASMENDEGTISLWCTETGRRIRDLRGHSKGIISIAFSHDSSLLASASADHTVRIWHTNTGECAQKLYHGRGLGEVAFSHDSVLVASASGREIRLWRTATGNRVQTLITGKLIGSIAFSQDSELMAIGLWDGDVYIKHVATGAHVQTLEGVDIVASVAFSPDSALVAAVAGREVRLWRIDTGECLQCIDVGARLQDLSITSVNSRILTNIGSIIFDSTDIAHTKIPAHFSGIGVRGDYSWITWNDNNVLRLPAKLGACHSAISRSTVTIGCESGRVIIIHFSTEELSKLYDCVEDSCIA
- a CDS encoding uncharacterized protein (EggNog:ENOG41) translates to MERIRTPPPSSQSHFAQFENFTPNDAASFDDEFGRLASSQNWVPGSQLYARERTIAMREELKLHYFSQSQPLDGTDEELTEEETLKGYQSLCQEVRIPPSDSIAECKKHLKKTLVNIVDLIDARRTRKEVKVWDDFEAFRSYTLQDEHRINMHEAKQDGGYLASLLRYLRGPRRRRRGGRDGSSSRVLLGRVTKKSSG
- a CDS encoding uncharacterized protein (EggNog:ENOG41), translating into MSRNICITAVEGQTGFLIAELLLKEGKFSRQISSLTGLALDPSAARAQELTELGGKVVHHQPGRERLMVKALKDIGCDTICLVPPAHRDKYDITMELANAAKKAGVSNVLLISSAGCDYADREKQPRLREFIDIESAVLASKGDSETPLGHSPCVIRCV